A window from Armatimonadia bacterium encodes these proteins:
- the bcp gene encoding thioredoxin-dependent thiol peroxidase produces MAEIAEGKKAPAFSLEASTGGKISLKDFKDKSHVVLYFYPKDLTSGCTKEACSFRDLRKEFEDAGAVVLGVSTDDLTSHGKFVAKHELNFPLLSDPGATVATKYGVWQEKSMYGKTYMGIVRTTFVIDKSGTVRKIYPKVKVDQHADEVLDFVRSL; encoded by the coding sequence ATGGCCGAGATCGCAGAAGGGAAGAAGGCGCCGGCGTTCTCGCTCGAGGCCAGCACGGGCGGCAAGATCAGCCTCAAGGACTTCAAGGACAAGTCACACGTCGTGCTGTACTTCTACCCCAAGGACCTGACCTCGGGCTGCACCAAGGAGGCTTGCAGCTTCCGCGACCTGCGGAAGGAGTTCGAGGACGCCGGGGCAGTGGTCCTGGGTGTCAGCACCGACGACCTGACTTCCCACGGCAAGTTCGTCGCCAAGCATGAACTGAACTTCCCACTTCTCAGTGACCCGGGGGCCACGGTGGCCACGAAGTATGGAGTGTGGCAGGAGAAGAGCATGTACGGGAAGACGTACATGGGGATCGTGCGGACGACCTTTGTGATTGACAAGTCGGGCACGGTGCGGAAGATCTACCCGAAGGTGAAGGTCGATCAGCACGCCGACGAGGTGCTGGATTTCGTGCGGAGCCTGTAG
- a CDS encoding aspartate kinase, producing MKVAKFGGTSLASAEQITKVAQIVKEDPERRIIVVSAPGKRFKEDSKVTDLLIACAENQLAMGNPGPAFDAVVQRFEEIRADLDLPQAVVDGIRQDLQQRLQSDGTDRGRFMDTVKAAGEDYSAQIVAQAFVKLGIEGAHYVNPREVGLLLSDEPGNARVLPESYENLKVLRDEPGVVVFPGFFGRTRSGAVATFPRGGSDITGSILARAVGAEEYENFTDVDSVGVVDPRIVPHAKPIECLTYREMRELSYTGFSVFNDEALEPVAQVGVPVRIRNTNNPQAPGTRIVGERECSPGVVAGVAADREFCIVFVRKYLMNRERGIGRKLLEIVEEEGLSWEHAPSGIDDISVILREAEFTDLVEERVKQRIIAELNPDDVTVERGFGLVVIVGEGMRHTVGITARAAKALAGAGVNIEMINQGSSEISIVFGVMQERCDDAVRALYYEFFGD from the coding sequence ATGAAGGTAGCGAAATTCGGCGGCACTTCCCTCGCCTCGGCGGAACAGATCACCAAGGTTGCCCAGATCGTGAAGGAGGATCCGGAGCGGCGCATCATCGTCGTGTCGGCTCCCGGGAAGCGGTTCAAGGAAGATAGCAAGGTTACGGATCTACTGATCGCTTGCGCCGAGAACCAGCTTGCCATGGGCAATCCGGGACCGGCCTTCGATGCGGTGGTCCAGCGCTTCGAGGAGATCCGCGCCGACCTTGATCTGCCACAGGCGGTCGTCGACGGCATTCGCCAGGACCTGCAACAGCGGCTTCAGAGCGATGGCACGGACCGCGGGCGCTTCATGGACACCGTCAAGGCAGCGGGCGAGGACTACAGCGCCCAGATCGTCGCCCAGGCCTTCGTCAAGCTGGGCATCGAGGGTGCGCATTACGTGAACCCGCGCGAGGTTGGTCTGCTGCTGAGCGACGAGCCGGGGAATGCGCGCGTCCTGCCGGAGTCCTACGAGAACCTGAAGGTGCTTCGTGACGAGCCGGGAGTAGTGGTGTTCCCGGGGTTCTTTGGCCGCACTCGGAGCGGGGCAGTCGCTACCTTCCCACGTGGCGGCTCCGATATCACCGGCTCGATTCTTGCCCGGGCGGTCGGCGCCGAGGAGTACGAGAACTTCACCGATGTGGACTCGGTCGGCGTGGTGGACCCGAGGATCGTCCCCCATGCGAAGCCGATCGAGTGTCTCACCTACCGCGAGATGCGAGAGCTCTCGTACACGGGCTTCAGCGTCTTCAACGACGAAGCGCTGGAGCCGGTCGCGCAGGTCGGTGTGCCGGTACGGATCCGCAACACCAACAACCCGCAGGCGCCAGGCACCCGAATCGTCGGAGAGCGCGAGTGCTCGCCGGGGGTTGTGGCAGGTGTCGCTGCCGACCGTGAGTTCTGCATTGTCTTCGTGCGCAAGTACCTGATGAATCGTGAGCGCGGCATCGGGCGGAAGCTGCTGGAGATCGTCGAAGAAGAGGGTCTGTCCTGGGAGCACGCCCCGTCGGGGATTGACGACATCTCGGTAATCCTGAGGGAAGCGGAGTTCACCGACCTCGTCGAGGAGCGGGTCAAGCAGCGGATCATCGCGGAGCTGAACCCCGACGACGTAACCGTGGAGCGCGGCTTCGGCCTCGTGGTAATCGTCGGCGAGGGCATGAGGCACACGGTGGGAATCACGGCTCGTGCCGCAAAGGCCCTGGCTGGCGCCGGCGTCAACATCGAGATGATCAACCAGGGCTCCTCGGAGATCAGCATCGTGTTCGGGGTGATGCAGGAACGCTGTGATGATGCCGTACGAGCCCTGTACTACGAGTTCTTTGGCGACTAG